A region from the Salminus brasiliensis chromosome 22, fSalBra1.hap2, whole genome shotgun sequence genome encodes:
- the wbp2 gene encoding WW domain-binding protein 2 isoform X1 → MALNQNHSESGGVIINNSESVLMSYENVELAFSDADRLPELFKKSKKGSVYLTPYRVIFVTKGKDALQSFMMPFYLMKGCEVKQPVLGANYLKGTVNAEPGGGWEGSATFKLIFIAGGAIEFGQYMMQVAAQASRGQPVTGNMGCSYMANGAYAYPPPPPANGIYSTGPPPPGYSYHGPPPAGAFYPSPPGFEGPAAYMPPPPYSAAVAQAPLDPDLPRTPAAEAKAAEAAASASSASVTSTHVYLPEDKPPPYSPPDDKKNQ, encoded by the exons ATGGCCCTCAACCAGAACCATTCCGAGTCCGGAGGAGTGATCATCAACAACAGTGAGAG TGTCTTGATGTCGTATGAGAATGTGGAGCTGGCGTTCAGCGATGCCGATCGCTTACCAGAGCTGTTCAAGAAGAGCAAGAAGGGGAGCGTCTATCTCACACCTTACAGG GTGATCTTCGTGACCAAGGGGAAGGATGCTCTCCAGTCCTTCATGATGCCGTTCTACCTGATGAAGGGCTGTGAGGTCAAACAGCCTGTGCTTGGAGCCAACTACCTTAAAGGAACGGTGAATGCTGAACCAGGGG GTGGTTGGGAAGGATCTGCCACCTTCAAACTGATCTTCATTGCTGGAGGAGCCATCGAGTTTGGGCAGTATATGATGCAGGTGGCAGCTCAGG CCTCTAGAGGGCAGCCTGTGACTGGCAATATGGGATGTTCATACATGGCTAATGGAGCGTATGCataccctcctcctcctccagctaaTGGTATCTACTCCACTGGACCTCCACCTCCTGGCTACTCCTATCATGGGCCTCCACCTGCTG GTGCGTTCTACCCCAGTCCTCCTGGTTTCGAAGGTCCAGCAGCCTACATGCCTCCTCCCCCATATTCTGCCGCGGTTGCGCAAGCTCCTCTAGACCCAGACCTACCCCGGACACCTGCAG ctgAGGCAAAGGCAGCGGAGGCAGCGGCGAGTGCAAGCTCTGCCTCTGTCACATCGACTCATGTTTATCTACCAGAG GACAAGCCCCCGCCTTACTCGCCACCTGACGACAAGAAGAACCAATAA
- the wbp2 gene encoding WW domain-binding protein 2 isoform X2 yields MALNQNHSESGGVIINNSESVLMSYENVELAFSDADRLPELFKKSKKGSVYLTPYRVIFVTKGKDALQSFMMPFYLMKGCEVKQPVLGANYLKGTVNAEPGGGWEGSATFKLIFIAGGAIEFGQYMMQVAAQANGIYSTGPPPPGYSYHGPPPAGAFYPSPPGFEGPAAYMPPPPYSAAVAQAPLDPDLPRTPAAEAKAAEAAASASSASVTSTHVYLPEDKPPPYSPPDDKKNQ; encoded by the exons ATGGCCCTCAACCAGAACCATTCCGAGTCCGGAGGAGTGATCATCAACAACAGTGAGAG TGTCTTGATGTCGTATGAGAATGTGGAGCTGGCGTTCAGCGATGCCGATCGCTTACCAGAGCTGTTCAAGAAGAGCAAGAAGGGGAGCGTCTATCTCACACCTTACAGG GTGATCTTCGTGACCAAGGGGAAGGATGCTCTCCAGTCCTTCATGATGCCGTTCTACCTGATGAAGGGCTGTGAGGTCAAACAGCCTGTGCTTGGAGCCAACTACCTTAAAGGAACGGTGAATGCTGAACCAGGGG GTGGTTGGGAAGGATCTGCCACCTTCAAACTGATCTTCATTGCTGGAGGAGCCATCGAGTTTGGGCAGTATATGATGCAGGTGGCAGCTCAGG ctaaTGGTATCTACTCCACTGGACCTCCACCTCCTGGCTACTCCTATCATGGGCCTCCACCTGCTG GTGCGTTCTACCCCAGTCCTCCTGGTTTCGAAGGTCCAGCAGCCTACATGCCTCCTCCCCCATATTCTGCCGCGGTTGCGCAAGCTCCTCTAGACCCAGACCTACCCCGGACACCTGCAG ctgAGGCAAAGGCAGCGGAGGCAGCGGCGAGTGCAAGCTCTGCCTCTGTCACATCGACTCATGTTTATCTACCAGAG GACAAGCCCCCGCCTTACTCGCCACCTGACGACAAGAAGAACCAATAA